A genome region from Triticum aestivum cultivar Chinese Spring chromosome 2B, IWGSC CS RefSeq v2.1, whole genome shotgun sequence includes the following:
- the LOC123042999 gene encoding putative disease resistance RPP13-like protein 1 has translation MSLLAIGIVSAINDCVTLFQWAKSAISSINSKWSGSQEQSLQDRVLKLESGLQLLKDTLPAMYDLINKAEWRSHEHYVAKLLPSLKDAVSEAEDLIDEFRWYEMKLQVEGNASQSPFIDFLDTIIQGSFNKLNDVQLRLNHLSSQLDNMGLRGVTPHFDKLVRPETTSMPNEAKLFGRNNEMKQVLGLLKVPTNLRRRLMAISENPSTSASARNQVSKSRILSLPVLPIVGIGGVGKTTLAQYICSNKRVESYFEPIIWICVSDDFDVKRLTKEAIQSCTEKEVTSDNLDCLQLALFNHVKDKRLLVVLDDIWDDASKENGQCWKRFCAPFRSVQEGSAMLVTTRCSKVTEVVRTLEPFILEGLKDDIFWNFFKTCVFGSESSENYPELECIGRRILPKLKGSPLAAKTLGRMLSMDLQESHWKFILESELWQLKEKETEILPALRLSYMYLPFYLKQCFAFCAVYPKDYIFQKQHLAEIWVAEGFVEPQGGVPIQDIGCQYFEDLVARSFFRKVSGGYVIHDLLHDMAQQVSEHDCFILRNESDFDKVPQNVRHLYVLPSSDFDDSSLLRLCKYTKLRTLICKKDLEEKTRFIMDQWCTKLLCMRVISCPFTNEFPDSIGNWKHLRYLKISRSCPLKRIPLTFCWLYYLTFFMLGNAF, from the coding sequence ATGAGCTTGTTGGCCATTGGGATTGTTAGTGCCATTAATGACTGCGTCACTTTGTTTCAGTGGGCCAAATCTGCCATTTCATCTATAAACTCTAAGTGGAGTGGCTCACAGGAGCAAAGTCTCCAGGACCGTGTATTAAAGTTGGAGAGTGGCCTACAACTTCTCAAGGATACTCTGCCTGCAATGTATGACCTCATTAATAAAGCGGAGTGGAGAAGCCATGAACACTATGTGGCCAAGCTCCTTCCGAGTCTCAAGGATGCAGTGTCTGAGGCCGAGGACCTTATTGATGAGTTCAGATGGTATGAGATGAAGTTGCAAGTGGAGGGCAATGCAAGCCAATCTCCTTTCATTGACTTCTTGGATACCATCATCCAAGGCAGCTTCAACAAACTGAATGATGTCCAATTGAGGTTGAATCATCTTTCAAGTCAACTGGACAATATGGGGCTTCGTGGAGTTACACCACACTTTGACAAATTAGTCAGGCCAGAGACCACTTCTATGCCAAATGAAGCAAAACTGTTTGGTCGTAACAATGAGATGAAGCAGGTATTGGGACTTCTCAAGGTACCTACAAATTTAAGACGCAGGCTCATGGCTATTTCAGAAAATCCATCAACAAGCGCATCAGCAAGGAACCAAGTTAGTAAGTCAAGAATATTGAGTCTTCCTGTTTTGCCTATAGTTGGAATTGGTGGTGTTGGAAAGACTACTTTGGCCCAATATATCTGCAGTAACAAGCGAGTGGAGTCATACTTTGAGCCGATAATCTGGATTTGTGTGTCAGATGACTTCGATGTGAAGAGGTTAACTAAAGAGGCCATACAATCTTGTACTGAAAAGGAGGTAACAAGTGATAACTTGGATTGTCTTCAGCTTGCTCTTTTTAATCATGTGAAAGATAAAAGGTTATTGGTAGTCCTTGATGACATCTGGGATGATGCCTCGAAGGAAAATGGGCAATGTTGGAAGAGGTTTTGTGCACCTTTTAGAAGTGTCCAAGAGGGAAGTGCGATGTTGGTCACCACTAGATGTTCAAAGGTTACTGAGGTAGTGCGCACACTGGAGCCCTTCATATTAGAAGGTCTAAAGGATGACATATTCTGGAATTTCTTTAAGACCTGTGTGTTTGGATCTGAGAGTTCTGAGAATTATCCTGAGTTAGAATGCATTGGTAGAAGAATACTTCCTAAACTGAAGGGCTCTCCTTTGGCCGCCAAAACTCTGGGACGCATGTTAAGCATGGACCTTCAAGAATCACATTGGAAATTTATACTTGAGAGTGAATTGTGGCAGTTAAAAGAAAAGGAGACTGAGATTTTGCCCGCCCTTCGGTTGAGCTATATGTACTTACCATTTTATTTGAAGCAATGCTTCGCATTCTGTGCTGTGTACCCTAAAGATTACATATTCCAGAAGCAACACTTAGCTGAAATTTGGGTAGCAGAAGGCTTTGTAGAGCCTCAAGGTGGTGTTCCAATTCAAGATATTGGTTGTCAGTATTTTGAAGACCTTGTAGCACGGTCCTTCTTTCGAAAAGTTAGTGGTGGATACGTAATCCATGACTTGCTGCATGACATGGCACAACAAGTTTCAGAGCACGACTGCTTCATCTTAAGAAACGAGAGTGACTTTGATAAAGTTCCCCAGAATGTCCGTCATCTATACGTACTCCCTAGCAGTGACTTTGACGATTCCAGCTTGTTGAGACTATGCAAGTACACAAAGCTGCGTACACTAATTTGCAAGAAGGATTTAGAGGAAAAAACAAGATTTATAATGGACCAATGGTGTACTAAACTTTTGTGCATGCGTGTGATTTCTTGTCCCTTCACAAATGAGTTTCCGGATAGTATCGGCAATTGGAAGCATCTTCGGTACCTTAAAATCTCCAGATCTTGTCCTTTGAAGAGGATTCCTTTAACTTTCTGttggctatattatctgactttttTTATGTTGGGGAATGCATTCTAG